DNA from Mesorhizobium loti R88b:
GGCGCCCATCAGCACCCCGAGCACGAGCGAGAGCCCAAGCACCACCACCGTGCGCGGGCTCGAAGCCGCCTGCGGCATCGACGCGTCCGAGATGATGCGGATCTTGCCGACCGGGAAGGATTGCTGCTGGGCGGCTTCCTCGTAGCGACCAAGGAATGTTTGGTAGAGCGTGGTGAGCGCCGTCGCCTTCTGGTCGAGGTCGCGCAACTGGACCTGCGACTGGTTGTCGATGGAGCTCTTGCCCTGCGCCGATGCGACATTGGCCCTGAGCGCGGTCTCGCGCGCCAGCGCCACCTCATATTCGTTGCGATAGCTTTCGGTCAGTTGCTTCAGCTCGCCGAAAATCTGCGTCGAAATGTCGGCCTTCTCCTTGGCCAGCGCCACCGCCTGTGGATGCTGCGGGCCGAAATTGGCCTCGACGTCCTGCAGCCGCTTGGCGACCGTGAGATAACGGGTCTTCAGCGAAGCGATCACCGAGCTGCTCGGCTGGTCGGCCGATATGGCGGCATCGTTGAAAGCGTTGTCGGAGCCGCTGTCGATAATCGCCTTGTACTGCTGGTAGCGGGCGCTGGCGCGTGCCGTGTCGGCCTGCGCTACGATCAGCTGGGCGTTCAGATCGGCAAGCTGCTTGTCGCTCATCAGCTGGCCGTCACTGTTTGCGGACAGTCCGTGTTCGGCCCTGAATTTCTCGACCGCCAGCGATGCCTGCTGCGAGCTCTCGCGCAGTTCCGTCAACCGACCCTGCAGCCAGACCGCCGCGCGCTCGGTGGCGTCGAAGCTGGCATCTAGCTGGTCGGCGAGATAGGCCTCGGCATAGGCCTTGGTGATCGCCGCCGACAATGCCGGGTCCGTCGACTGATAGCCGAGCGCGATGACGTAGCTTCGCCCGACACGCTCCGCCCTCACCTCGTTCTGCAGCTTGAGGATTGCGTAGTCGCGACTCGACGTAGCGATAAGTGCATCACGGGTGGCAGGGTCGAGCTTGCTGATGTCAGCTACGCCCGGAATGGTGGGACTGGGGCGGACAAGCTGGATCAGGCCGCGGATGAACCCGACACCCTTAGCCAGCGCCGACTGCGGCGGGTTCATGAAGGCATCGTTCTGGCTGAGCTTCAGCTTGTCAACGACCACGGCGGCAAGCCGCGTCGAGGTCAAGATCTCGATTTGGCTCAGAATGGCGGAATCGGTCTGCATCGTCGTCGACGCCGCCGAGATGTCGTCGACGATCTTGTTCAGGCCCTCGTCGATCAGCACGCTTGAGACCGAGACAAATTTGGGCGGCGTGGTCTGCAGATAGAGCATGCCCAGGAAAAGGCCGATGGCGGCGCACACGGCAACCACCTTGGCCTGCCGCGCGGCCATGCCAAGCAGCCGCTCGATATCGATGAAGTCTTCGCCGTTTCCTGCGTCCGAATTCGGCAATGGCATCCTCTTGTCGAGAGGAAAGTTGGCATAATTCATCTTCGGTCCAATTCTGACTTGTCTGGCTCGCTGGTCCCCGGAAGATCGGGAGCATTGCTGGGCGCGGCACAGGCTTGATGCCGGACAGCACGGAGCCGGCCGGCCCCTTCGCCGTCAGCCGCCCGACAATGCTCCCGAAAGATGGGCATTATGCGGCTTCTTCCTGACGTTCATGCGACCGGACGAACTCCTGAAGCATCTCGAAAACCGGGCCCTTCATGTCGTCGCGCGCCAGCGCGAAGGCGATGTTGGCCTGGATGAAGCCTTCCTTGGAACCGCAGTCGAACATGCGGCCCAGGAAGGGCTGGGCAAAGAATGGCTGGTCCTTCGACAGGCGGACCATGGCATCGGTCAGCTGGATCTCGTTGCCGGCGCCGCGCTGCTGATTGCCGAGCAGCGCGAAGATCTCGGGCTGCAGGATATAGCGGCCGTTGATGTAGAAGTTCGACGGGGCGTTGGCCGGGGCCGGCTTTTCGACCATGGCCGAGACCTCGAAACCGCCGCCAATATCGGCGCCACGGCCGACGATGCCGTATTTGTTGGTTTCGCTCGGATCGCAACGCTCCACTGCGATGACGTTGCCGCCGGTGCGTTCATAAAGCTCGACGGTTTCGGCGAGACATCCTCGCCCTCCGAAGGACACCATATCAGGCAGGAGCAGGGCGAATGGCTCGTTGCCGATGACCTCGCGGGCGCACCAGACCGCGTGACCGAGGCCTTGCGGCGACTGCTGGCGGATGAAGGAAGTGGCACCGGCCACCGGCAACATGCTTTCGAGCGCCTCCAGCTGGGTCTTCTTGCCGGTCTGCTCCAGGGTGCCGATCAATTCCGGATGCAGGTCGAAATAGTCCTCGATGACCGCCTTGTTGCGGCCGGTCACGAACACGATGTGCTCGATGCCGGCTTCGAAGGCCTCATCCACCGCATATTGCACGACAGGCCTGTCGACGACGGGAAGCATTTCCTTCGGCATCGACTTGGTCGCCGGCAGGAAACGTGTTCCAAGCCCCGCCACCGGTATCACGGCCTTCCTGATTTTCTTCATCGCAAATTCCTTCTGAGGAGATCGACTACAGTCCCTTCACAGGCCACGAAAAATCCCTCCATGTGCCTGCATCTTCACCTCCCCACCCCCACGGCAAATTGTGCCGCTACGCGTCGCAACCGCACGGCGATCGGCATGCCCATATGCCTGACCGCCGCCGGGTCGCTGAGCGCCGTCCGGATCGCCTTGAGCGGGGACCGCGCCTTGATGTGCTGAACCATAGAAAGGAAGGAGGCCGCCTTGCGCAGGCTGCGGCCGCGCCGCGCAAACGCCGCCTGCGCTGCCTCATCCATCCGATGGGTTTGAGCGAACATCTCGTCTGCCTTGCGCATCGCTTCGACATGATGAAGCTCGAGCACACGCGAGATGGAGCCGCTGCGAATATGATAGGCGTAGCCGATATCTGGTTCGACCACGCATCTGCCGCCCTTGGCGAGGGCATCGGCAAACAGGATATAGTCCTCGCCGATCCTCAGCTTCTCGTCATAGCGAAGCCGGTTTTCGTCCAGGAACCGGCGCTGGAAAATCGGCTTGAGGTAGCCGAGATTGAACTTCGATTCGAAGACGATATTGCCGGCGATGTAGGTGGCCAGCGAGATCTCACGCAAGCCTTCCAGATAGTGCCGCGGGAACATCGCATCCTCGATCACCCCGTCCTCGCGGATGACCTGGAGATTGTCGACAGCGATCTGGGCGTCCGCCTTTTCAGCACGGTCGATCATGGCGGCGATGCGCAGGGGAAAGACGGCGTCGTCGGAATCGAGAACCGCGATCCACCGGCCGCGGGCGACATCGAGCCCGGCATTCCTGGCGCCGCCGGGACCGCGATTCCTGGCCAGGGCGACGACGCGAACGATGTCCCCGGGATAGGCCCGCGCCACATCGAGCGTGGCATCGCGCGACTGGTCGTCGACGACGATGATCTCGACGCTGACACCCTTTTGCGCAATGGCGCTGGCAATCGCCCGGTCGAGCGTGGCCTCGGCATTGTAGGCGGCGATGACGAAAGAGACATCGGGGACGAAGGAGAGGTCAGGCTGCACGCTTGCCTCCTTCCCCGGGTGAAGGTTGGCCGTACAGACGGATTTCGCGGATGCCGACAAGGCCGCTGACAACGCCGACATGCATGATGCCGCGCAGCACGCTGCGGTTTCTGCGCACCGGGTTGGCGACAAACGGAAGTGCCGCGGCGAAACAATAGGCTGCCTTTGCCGCGGCGACACCGACATGCTTGACCAGCCCAATGCCACGCGCGCTGCTGCCCAAGAGGTGGCCATGCGTCTGACCGACGCGAAAACGGCGGCGGCCGAGCCAGTCGAACGCGGCCCTTGAGCGCGGCACCACCTCGTCCACCCATGCGTCTTCCGAAAAGGCGATGCGGCCGCCGGCCTTGACCATCTGGTCGAAAAGCTCGGTGTCTTCGCCGCCGGTCTGGCCGCGCGCCAGGCTGAAGCGGCGGCCGCGCAAGCTGTCCGATCCCATGCGCAGCAGCACGTTGCAGGTGTAGCCGGTGCGGATCTCGCCGCTCACCCAGACCGGCAAGGTCGAGTGGAAGTCGCCGCGCCGCATCCATTCCGGCGCATCCGGGCGGTAAAGCGCCCGCACCGGGCCGAGCACGGCTGTTGCACCGCTTTTCTCAGCCGTCGCGACCAGCTCGGCCAGCCAACGGGTAGAAGCCGTCTCGTCGTCATCGATGAAGGCGAGGAAATCCGCCTCGCTGGCATCGAGGCACGCGTTGCGGGCGATCGAGATGTTGCGCGCCGGGGCATGCCGATAGCGGATCGGCAATGCCAATTCCTGCGACAGCGCGGCCACCAGTGGCTGCGCGCTCGGCGTGTCGTCATTGTCGGCGACGATGACGCTGATATCGAACCCTGCCGGCATCTCCATGGCGGCGAGCGAGCGCAGCGTGTCGGCCAGCTCCGGCCGCCGGAACGTGCACACGCCGATGTCGATGCTGCGGTTCTTGCCAGCCATCACGCCACCCTGCGTCGTGTGCCGAGGCCGAGAAGTTGCAGCCAGAAGCCGACGGACCAGCCGAAATGCATGACCATGGCCGAAACACCGGCCAGCGCGATATCGGCATTGCGCTGGCGAATGGCCGTCACCAGGCCGTAGCCCAGGCATACCGCCGCCCAGATCAGCAACGGCACCGCCGCGATCCAGTGCACGAAGGAGAAGGCCGCCAGAAGCACCACCGGGAAGACTGCCAGCGGCACCATCTGCCGAACCTTCGGTATGACGCGGTGCTTCAGCACGTTCTTGGCGCGGCCACGGCCATAGCCGAGATACTGGAAATAGAGACCTTTGAGCGAGGCACGCGGGTAGTAGACCATCTGCGTCTTGCCGCTCATCCAGATCTTGTAACCGGCTTTTCGCAGCCGGTAGTCGAGCTCGGCGTCCTCGTTGTGGCTGAACGTTTCGTCATAGCCGCCGACGGCGCCAAAGGCGGATATCCGCATCAGCGCGTGATGGCCGTGGTCGACCCATTCTCCGGCGGAGAGGTGACGATGCTTGGAACCACCGGTGCCGAGTTTCGAATTCTGCGCCGCCGCAACCGATTTCTGGACAGTGCCGCTGCCGCTGGTCAACATCGAGACGACCACCGAATCCGCTGATGTGGCCAGTGCTTCCTCAAGCAGCCGGTCGCAGTAGTCATCGGGATAGCCGCCATGCGCGTCGATGCGGATCAGATACTCGGCGCCCTCACCAAACGTACCGACGGCGAGATTGATGGCCGCGCTCTGGATGCGACGCTTGTTGTGCAGCAGGATAACGCGCGGATCCCTGGCAGCAACGTCCGCGACAATGGCCAGCGTGCCGTCGGTGCTGCCGCCATCGGCGACGATGATCCTGGCGCCAAGCCTTGCCGCCGCCGGGCAGAGCTGGTCGAGCAGCGCACCGATATGGGTTGCCTCGTTCAGGCAGGGGATCACGATCAGGCTGGATGGAAGCGCTTGCGTCATCGGGCGATATCCATCCTATGCCAGAGCCTCGGTCGCGAGGGGCTCGTGCACCGCTGTCAGGCGGCGCAGTTTTTCGACCAACGCCCTGCAGTCGCTGCGATCGTAGCTCCACGTCCTTGGATTGCGGGCAAGCACGCGTGCCTTCAGCCTGCCGAAGCGGTGCTCGTCCATCTTGCCCAGCGCTGTTTCGAGAGCGTCGGTATCTGCCTGCGGCAGCGGGATGCCGATATCCTGCTGGCTGAGGAACCGGCCGGTTTCCGTATGACCCATCGAGATCGGCACCGCCCCAAAGCGGCAGCCTTCATAGAGGCGGTTGGGCAGCAGCCATTCCGAATTCTGCCCCTCTTCGAAGAAATCGATCGCCCAGGAGAAATGGACGTCCCGGTAGATCGCCGCCATGTCCTCCGGGTTGCGATAAGGCCCGCGAAACGACAAATAAGGCTCGGCATCGATGAAGGCATGGAAATCGGGGAATTCGGACAATGCCGGACGGCCGCGCAGCACGACCTCGAAACGTCCATCCATACGGCGCGTGAAATCGGCCAGCAGCTCGAGCGAGCGGCGGCAGCGCAACGCGCCGAACCAGCCGATCCGCCATGGCGGTGCGACAGGTCCGTCCACCGCCTCACGCTCAGCGGGCAGGATTGCTGCTGCCTCGAAATACTTGTTCTCGACCAGTTCGACGGGTGCCTCGACCTGGCGGAAGGGCTTGAAATAATTGGCGATGAAGGCGGGCGAACTGGTCACCAGCAGCTTCACGTCGCGCGCCAGATGTCGCTCCGTGGCGCGCAGCGCCTTGCCAAGCATATCGTCGCGGAGCACCAGTCGATGGATGTCGAGGCATTCATAGACGATCGGCACCGTAGCCCCGAATGCCGACTTGGCGCGGCGGGCAAGCGCCAGCATTTCCAGGTTGCGCGCGATGATGAGATCGGGCCGCGGCGTGCCCGCGAGCTTTGAACCGATTGAAATCGCAGCTTTCGCCACGGCCGCCAGGCGCTGACCGAACCGGCCATCGCGCGTCGCGCCAAGGTCGATCGGGCGCAATCCCTCGATATCCAAAACCGGATCGGCCGTACGACGGAAGCCGGCCAAACTGACTTGGGCTCCACCTGCCCTGAGCATCGTGATCCGCCGGCGCACTGCCGGGTCGGAAACGTCGTGCACAAGGTACAAGACATGCAGCATAAAGACTCGACCGCTGTTGGCCCACCCAAGGGGATGCTAGTACAGCTCTTGCTGCATCGCAACATTTTTGGTGCAGTGTAGCAAAATTAGCCATTTCTGCCGCATCGCACAAAACGTGTCGCATGAGCCTCACACGCGCGAGGATAGACGTGCAGTTGAGCCACGCAGAGCGGCATGGCCCACGGCACCGGGAATTTCGGGCAGTTCTGGCCTCAGCGTGGCAAGATGACGATCTCACACGGCAAATCTCGACCCGGCGGCATTGGTGGTCGTGGTTAATCAATTGCTAAATATCGTATTGCACTGCAACAAAAAATGATATTGAATTCTTGTCAGGGAAGTTGGGCTCTGGAAGTTGGCTAGGGGAAGCGCGCCTGCACTCTGTTGCAGTGCGGCATAGCATGTCGATTGCTGCGCTGCTGCATCTTCGGAATAGTTGCGAATACCCCCTTATGCCACTGTTGAATACGGGTGGTGCTGTATGGGCAAGTCTCTTCGTATTGCCGTCTATGACGATAAGTATCCGACGAGTTTCGTTACACCGCGAACGTCCAGGCATACGATCCTGCGACAGCGATTTCTGCCCCTGAACCTGGTTTCGTCGCAGCTGGAAGGCGTGACGTTGATCGAACCCGCCCTGTCTGTCGACATGGTCCATGCATTCAACCGAATACCGCTCAATTCCTCCAAGTCCATCATGTCGTTCGAGTCCCATTTGCCGCGGCAGTTCGCCCTGAGCAAACGCGGGATGATGGCGCGGTATCTGGTGTCGCGGATCACCAACCCTGGCTGCCGCCGCATTATCGCCTTGTCGCATTTTGCTCGCAGAACTTTTCTGGCCCAGCATTCCGACAATCCGGAGTTGAGCCTGCTGACGGAAAAGCTGCTGGTCCGCCACCCGAACATCGTGGTGCCGGCAACGGAAAATGCGATGGCGCAAGACACCGCCCAAGAACTGGTGTTGACATTCATCGGAGCCCACTTTGGCCGCAAGGGCGGATGCGTTGCGGTCAAGATTGCGGAAAAGGCAATCGAGCAGAACTTGCCAATCCGGGTGAACATCGTTTCCAGTCTCCAGGTCGGCGGCCATATATGGACGGATCCGACAAGCCCGGGTTTCTTCGACCCCTACCTCAAGCTGCTCGAACTGAAGAACGTTCGGCATCACGGGGTGTTGCCGAACCACGCGGTGCGACAATTGCTGCGCAAATCGCATTTCGGCATCCTCGCCACCTTTGGCGACACTTTCGGCTATTCTGCAGTGGAATCGATGTCCGAGCACACGCCGGTTCTTGGAACGAAGGTCTGCGCCTTGCCTGAGTTCCTGGAGGATGGCGTCAACGGGATCTCACTGCCCGTAGAACTCGACGACACCGGCAATTGGCTGAACCCGGGATATGACTCTCGCGGGGAGGCGAAATACGCCCAATATTTCCGCGATGAGGTCGAACGGCTCGCCAGCCTGGCCATCGAACGATTGAAGCCGTTCATCGGGCAACCGGCCTTGATGGCGCCACTGCGGCGAGAGGCGCGAAGGACTGCGGAGGTCATGTTCGCGGCAGAACCCGCAGCCGCGTTTTTTGACGCGCTTTACGATCGTGTCGCCTTGGAAAGAACCCGCGAGCCGGTACAACTCGATCCTGCCCTCGACGTTTCTTCTCCCAAGTCGCTGCCGCTTGAAACCCTTTGGCCCACGGCATTGCCGTTTGACCCTGGCCTGCAGGATGCAGTGGAGCAGGTTCCCCGCATGCCGACAGCCTCCGCGGCCTGAGCACCGCTGGGAGCATCGCAAACCCGAAAGCTCGTTGTCCGCTCATCGCCACGGATCGAGAAGGATCATCCGCCCGTCCTGAGCGCCGATGCCCAGATTAGGTCGCCACAATCAACCTTAAGCAGGTCAATTTTGTTGCATCGCAATATTTTGATGCTGCACGGCAAAAAATCGCCTTATCTTTGGTGTACGTTTCAATCATCGAAGTGGCGCGCCTACCACCGCCGCAGTGCCACGAGCCGCGCCGAACGGCCGGATCGAATATCGTCGCCGTTAACATCATCAAGGCGGCCAATGGAGGCTACCGATGACTTACACACGCAGAAAACTCCTAGCGCTTCTGGCCGCCACCACGGCCGTGCAATCGGTTGCCGGCCAGGCAATGGCCGAGAGTGTCGTGGCGGGAAGCGGGGATTTCACCCTCGACAAGCTTCCCGACTGGTCTGCCGTAAAGCTCCAGGTTTGGAAATACAACAATCCGTTCGTGCCGTCTCAGTGGAGCGAGGCCAAGCTCGGGGGCTACGACTGGAAGGCCGACAACATCAAGATCGTCGACGGCGCACTTCAGCTTACCGTCAGCGAGAAAGCCTCCGCGGAGTTGATGTCTGGCAGCAATTCCACATCCGCATCGGCAAAGTGGGAGGTGGACGTAACGCTGCCGACGATGAAGCCAGGACTGATCGCGGCGCCGCTCTGGATTTTTAACAAAAAGGCCAATGAGGAGGTCGATTTCGAGATCGTCGGCACCAGGGGGTTGCAGCTTACCGTCTGGGCCGACGTCGACAACCAGCACAAGGCCGTCTGGGTCAAATGGATTCTGCTTGGAGACCTCTCGGGCAAACAATATCGCCTGGGCCTGCAATATGAGGGCGGGAAGCGGGTTACCTTCTTCATCGATGGCATAGAAGTCGCGGTCGTTACGCCAGCCGATACCGCCGGCGGAGCCTTTCCGAACAAACCCATGCAGCCGTATTTCGACCTGTGGGTGGCGGCGGGCGCCATCATGGACCCTCGCTGGGCCGGCAAATGGGAGCCAATGGCCGCCTCGGACAAATTGGTCATGACCCTCCACGGATACAGACGAACCGACATCTAGCCAGCATGGTGGCTTCGTGCGGATGAAGGCTTTCGTGGCGCCTCGACAGGAAAGCTGCAGGCGTCGGCCCATGCTGCATTGCAATATTTGTGATGCGGCGATGGAGATTTTCTGTTGCACTGCAAAATTATTGCCGTAGTTTGGCATCGGCGGCGGGCGTGGATTTTCAGGGTTCGGAAATCCGCGCAAAAATCAGGAATCCTGAATTTGGAAGCCAATCCATTCGATCCGCCAGAAGGCTCGCTCCGCAAATCGGTAGGGCGCGGCGCAGTGGTCACGGCCATGGCGCAATCGGTGCGGGTTGCGACGCAGATCATCTCCGTCATCGTGCTGTCGCGGCTGTTGTCGCCGCAGGATTTCGGCGTGGTCGCCATGTGCGCGCCGGTGCTGGCCTTCATTGCCCTGTTCCAGGATTTCGGCCTGACCCAGGCGACGATCCAGAAATCGGGCATCCGCAACGAAGAGGTGAACTACCTCTTCTGGATCAATGTCGCCGTCAGCGCGATCCTGGCCTGCGTGCTCGCAGGTGCCGCACCGCTGGTCGCCGCCTTCTATGGCGAACCACGCGTGACCGGCCTGGTCGCCGCATTCGGCCTGCAAATCATGGCTTATGGGCTTGGCGCCCAGCATCTGGCGCTTTTGACGCGGCGCATGCAGTTCGGGCGGCTGGCAATCATCGATGTCGCCAGCGCCGTCGCCGGCCTTGTGGTGTCGATCGCCTGGACCTTCATCGACCGTTCCTACTGGGCGCTGTTTGCCGGCACGCTGACCGGCGCGGTGCTGCCGACATTGTGCTATTGGGCAAGCTCACGCTGGCGTCCCGGCCTGCCGCGCAAGGTCGCCGGAATCAGCGAGCTGATCAATTTCGGCGCCGGTATTACCGGCTTCAACTTCGCCAATTTCTTTGCCCGCA
Protein-coding regions in this window:
- a CDS encoding polysaccharide biosynthesis tyrosine autokinase encodes the protein MNYANFPLDKRMPLPNSDAGNGEDFIDIERLLGMAARQAKVVAVCAAIGLFLGMLYLQTTPPKFVSVSSVLIDEGLNKIVDDISAASTTMQTDSAILSQIEILTSTRLAAVVVDKLKLSQNDAFMNPPQSALAKGVGFIRGLIQLVRPSPTIPGVADISKLDPATRDALIATSSRDYAILKLQNEVRAERVGRSYVIALGYQSTDPALSAAITKAYAEAYLADQLDASFDATERAAVWLQGRLTELRESSQQASLAVEKFRAEHGLSANSDGQLMSDKQLADLNAQLIVAQADTARASARYQQYKAIIDSGSDNAFNDAAISADQPSSSVIASLKTRYLTVAKRLQDVEANFGPQHPQAVALAKEKADISTQIFGELKQLTESYRNEYEVALARETALRANVASAQGKSSIDNQSQVQLRDLDQKATALTTLYQTFLGRYEEAAQQQSFPVGKIRIISDASMPQAASSPRTVVVLGLSLVLGVLMGAGFGGLNEFNERFFRTGEDVRDRVGLKFLGYLPTIGSKPAKEDKQDEAQPDQKVARSPAALERRARMRVSIDAPASMFAETLRSAKIAFDVVMEGQGSRVIGVISVLPGEGKSTVAANLAGLLAANGARTLLIDGDLRNPGLSRSLGMEAEQGLMEAVVNGQTWQSVGKIDRQTKLAIIPAVLRGNFSHTSELLSSAGMRRFVENAKETFEYIVVDLPPLGPVVDAKAFAPLVDGFVLVTEWGRTPRAMVRSMLESEPYVANKIVGAVLNKVDLKKLAKYGSFGASEKFFDKYSSYYLDKSEVRSKTSV
- a CDS encoding UTP--glucose-1-phosphate uridylyltransferase — protein: MKKIRKAVIPVAGLGTRFLPATKSMPKEMLPVVDRPVVQYAVDEAFEAGIEHIVFVTGRNKAVIEDYFDLHPELIGTLEQTGKKTQLEALESMLPVAGATSFIRQQSPQGLGHAVWCAREVIGNEPFALLLPDMVSFGGRGCLAETVELYERTGGNVIAVERCDPSETNKYGIVGRGADIGGGFEVSAMVEKPAPANAPSNFYINGRYILQPEIFALLGNQQRGAGNEIQLTDAMVRLSKDQPFFAQPFLGRMFDCGSKEGFIQANIAFALARDDMKGPVFEMLQEFVRSHERQEEAA
- a CDS encoding glycosyltransferase family 2 protein; its protein translation is MQPDLSFVPDVSFVIAAYNAEATLDRAIASAIAQKGVSVEIIVVDDQSRDATLDVARAYPGDIVRVVALARNRGPGGARNAGLDVARGRWIAVLDSDDAVFPLRIAAMIDRAEKADAQIAVDNLQVIREDGVIEDAMFPRHYLEGLREISLATYIAGNIVFESKFNLGYLKPIFQRRFLDENRLRYDEKLRIGEDYILFADALAKGGRCVVEPDIGYAYHIRSGSISRVLELHHVEAMRKADEMFAQTHRMDEAAQAAFARRGRSLRKAASFLSMVQHIKARSPLKAIRTALSDPAAVRHMGMPIAVRLRRVAAQFAVGVGR
- a CDS encoding glycosyltransferase, with amino-acid sequence MAGKNRSIDIGVCTFRRPELADTLRSLAAMEMPAGFDISVIVADNDDTPSAQPLVAALSQELALPIRYRHAPARNISIARNACLDASEADFLAFIDDDETASTRWLAELVATAEKSGATAVLGPVRALYRPDAPEWMRRGDFHSTLPVWVSGEIRTGYTCNVLLRMGSDSLRGRRFSLARGQTGGEDTELFDQMVKAGGRIAFSEDAWVDEVVPRSRAAFDWLGRRRFRVGQTHGHLLGSSARGIGLVKHVGVAAAKAAYCFAAALPFVANPVRRNRSVLRGIMHVGVVSGLVGIREIRLYGQPSPGEGGKRAA
- a CDS encoding glycosyltransferase family 2 protein; this translates as MTQALPSSLIVIPCLNEATHIGALLDQLCPAAARLGARIIVADGGSTDGTLAIVADVAARDPRVILLHNKRRIQSAAINLAVGTFGEGAEYLIRIDAHGGYPDDYCDRLLEEALATSADSVVVSMLTSGSGTVQKSVAAAQNSKLGTGGSKHRHLSAGEWVDHGHHALMRISAFGAVGGYDETFSHNEDAELDYRLRKAGYKIWMSGKTQMVYYPRASLKGLYFQYLGYGRGRAKNVLKHRVIPKVRQMVPLAVFPVVLLAAFSFVHWIAAVPLLIWAAVCLGYGLVTAIRQRNADIALAGVSAMVMHFGWSVGFWLQLLGLGTRRRVA
- a CDS encoding glycosyltransferase, whose amino-acid sequence is MLHVLYLVHDVSDPAVRRRITMLRAGGAQVSLAGFRRTADPVLDIEGLRPIDLGATRDGRFGQRLAAVAKAAISIGSKLAGTPRPDLIIARNLEMLALARRAKSAFGATVPIVYECLDIHRLVLRDDMLGKALRATERHLARDVKLLVTSSPAFIANYFKPFRQVEAPVELVENKYFEAAAILPAEREAVDGPVAPPWRIGWFGALRCRRSLELLADFTRRMDGRFEVVLRGRPALSEFPDFHAFIDAEPYLSFRGPYRNPEDMAAIYRDVHFSWAIDFFEEGQNSEWLLPNRLYEGCRFGAVPISMGHTETGRFLSQQDIGIPLPQADTDALETALGKMDEHRFGRLKARVLARNPRTWSYDRSDCRALVEKLRRLTAVHEPLATEALA
- a CDS encoding glycosyltransferase family 4 protein; amino-acid sequence: MGKSLRIAVYDDKYPTSFVTPRTSRHTILRQRFLPLNLVSSQLEGVTLIEPALSVDMVHAFNRIPLNSSKSIMSFESHLPRQFALSKRGMMARYLVSRITNPGCRRIIALSHFARRTFLAQHSDNPELSLLTEKLLVRHPNIVVPATENAMAQDTAQELVLTFIGAHFGRKGGCVAVKIAEKAIEQNLPIRVNIVSSLQVGGHIWTDPTSPGFFDPYLKLLELKNVRHHGVLPNHAVRQLLRKSHFGILATFGDTFGYSAVESMSEHTPVLGTKVCALPEFLEDGVNGISLPVELDDTGNWLNPGYDSRGEAKYAQYFRDEVERLASLAIERLKPFIGQPALMAPLRREARRTAEVMFAAEPAAAFFDALYDRVALERTREPVQLDPALDVSSPKSLPLETLWPTALPFDPGLQDAVEQVPRMPTASAA
- a CDS encoding family 16 glycosylhydrolase, which translates into the protein MAESVVAGSGDFTLDKLPDWSAVKLQVWKYNNPFVPSQWSEAKLGGYDWKADNIKIVDGALQLTVSEKASAELMSGSNSTSASAKWEVDVTLPTMKPGLIAAPLWIFNKKANEEVDFEIVGTRGLQLTVWADVDNQHKAVWVKWILLGDLSGKQYRLGLQYEGGKRVTFFIDGIEVAVVTPADTAGGAFPNKPMQPYFDLWVAAGAIMDPRWAGKWEPMAASDKLVMTLHGYRRTDI